Proteins encoded by one window of Cannabis sativa cultivar Pink pepper isolate KNU-18-1 chromosome 4, ASM2916894v1, whole genome shotgun sequence:
- the LOC115714505 gene encoding uncharacterized protein LOC115714505 isoform X2, giving the protein MEMRSSLIDYVFSWSIQDVLNNDLYKTQVKQIPQTFSSTSEYLESFTTPLIEETRSDLSSNLATLSESLCYEIVDIEPSNDFELPHDLFYILQLNYGKEKKKSNKDNEDEDEDEDEDEDDDLVVGDLIAITNVRPKCINDLDRPRRPYLIAFVQHRRLRDESSCLVLSISSSKPILIEENMGKNRKRETLFAVKLMNMTTNIRIWNALHSDPETGNMNLIKQVLHPPFSEAENCTLCCADEKCSDAYSAMKASLSNSDLNESQKAAVWSCFETRECNHHNTVKLVWGPPGTGKTKTVGFLLHSLLKIRCRTCTCAPTNTAVLEVTKRLVKGVAESSKYNGYGLGDVVLFGNKKRMKIKDHKELYHVFLDHRVKILYQCYVGQSGWNNNLLSMISLLEDPDEQYLLYLKAKQSVKNEEAEKNHKSKSKSRSKQKEKRSSKKEKEGNGHSGNKEEDNEDKEAPLTIEDFVRERFNCFAERLYFCVENLYKHLPTSLISLEEVEKMFEAYRSLKSFQNLVQNVSGDVLKNMNKSTMDEDYNFVKFNLARTKNLQTLQSLPENFPPLYSTEDFSMDIMMMIRKFCLQNACMVFCTVSSSAKLDSTEMLVIDEAAQLKECESAIPLQLHGLRHAILIGDERQLPAMVRSEISEEANFGRSLFERLTILDHKKYLLNVQHRMHPSISLFPNREFYNNQILDGHNVKHGAYSRRFLPGEMYGTYSFINVPHGKEEFDYKHSRMNMVEVAVVSDIIGSIYKESSRTKKKVRVGVISPYKAQVHVMSEKIGKKYSSDAQSDFSLSIRSVDGFQGGEEDIIIISTVRCNVNGSVGFLSNRQRSNVALTRARYCLWIVGSGTTLVKSGSVWKKLVIDAKERNCFHNAEEDKNLTNAIIATLLELNQHDVLANADSLLFRNAKWKVCFTNSFWTSMRRARNDELFEKVLSLLEKLSSGWRQPQGEKNHVVHGESSSLFVEHYMVNKNCFLIWAVDFIRERSHDIQVLKVWDVLPLLDLPKLSKKLDTFYKDYTVDKLTRCKHISNEGNLVVPMRWPVEPSSYKANSVQYLSNSLDALSLRDDTSRTNRRTGRKEHDNFYGRSDFHYWRRV; this is encoded by the exons ATGGAAATGAGAAGCAGCTTAATCGATTATGTCTTTTCTTGGTCCATCCAAGATGTTCTAAACAATGATCTCTATAAAACCCAG GTGAAGCAGATTCCTCAAACCTTCTCTTCAACAAGTGAATACTTGGAATCATTCACTACTCCGCTTATAGAAGAAACTCGATCGGATCTGTCTTCAAACTTAGCAACTTTGTCAGAGTCACTCTGTTATGAAATTGTGGATATTGAACCAAGTAATGATTTTGAACTTCCTCATGACTTGTTTTACATTCTTCAATTGAACTATGGtaaggaaaagaagaaaagtAATAAAGACAATGAGGATGAGGATGAGGATGAGGATGAGGATGAGGATGATGATCTTGTTGTAGGAGACCTCATTGCCATAACAAATGTAAGACCAAAATGCATCAATGATCTGGATCGGCCAAGAAGACCTTACCTCATTGCTTTTGTGCAGCATAGAAGGTTAAGGGATGAGTCTAGTTGTCTTGTACTTTCAATTTCGTCGTCAAAACCTATTCTGATTGAAGAAAACATGGGTAAAAACAGAAAGAGGGAAACCCTTTTTGCTGTTAAGCTGATGAACATGACTACAAATATCCGTATATGGAATGCACTACATTCGGATCCAGAAACAGGAAATATGAACCTCATTAAACAAGTTCTGCATCCCCCATTTTCT GAGGCAGAAAATTGTACTCTCTGTTGTGCTGACGAAAAATGCAGTGATGCATATTCAGCTATGAAGGCCAGTCTCAGCAATTCAGATTTGAATGAGTCCCAGAAAGCTGCAGTTTGGAGCTGTTTTGAGACTAGAGAATGTAATCATCATAACACTGTTAAATTGGTTTGGGGGCCTCCAGGGACAGGAAAAACTAAGACAGTTGGTTTTCTATTGCATTCTCTCCTTAAGATAAGATGTAGAACCTGTACATGTGCTCCAACAAACACTGCAGTGTTAGAGGTAACAAAGCGGCTTGTGAAAGGAGTTGCAGAGTCATCGAAGTATAATGGATACGGGTTAGGAGATGTAGTTTTGTTTGGAAATAAGAAGCGAATGAAGATTAAGGATCATAAAGAACTTTATCATGTCTTTCTTGATCATCGTGTCAAAATACTTTATCAGTGTTATGTTGGACAATCTGGATGGAACAACAATTTACTTTCCATGATTTCTTTGCTAGAGGACCCTGATGAACAATATCTTCTATACTTGAAAGCGAAGCAATCCGTGAAGAATGAGGAAGCAGAGAAAAATCATAAGAGCAAGTCAAAATCAAGAAGTAAACAGAAAGAAAAGCGATCaagcaaaaaagaaaaggagGGTAATGGCCACTCTGGAAATAAAGAAGAGGACAATGAGGACAAGGAAGCTCCTTTGACTATTGAGGATTTTGTAAGGGAAAGGTTCAATTGCTTTGCAGAAAGGCTGTACTTTTGCGTTGAGAATTTGTATAAACACTTACCTACCTCTCTAATTTCACTTGAAGAAGTGGAGAAGATGTTTGAAGCATACCGCTCTCTCAAATCTTTTCAAAATCTGGTACAAAATGTTTCAGGTGATGTATTAAAGAATATGAACAAGTCTACAATGGATGAAGATTACAACTTTGTCAAATTCAATTTGGCAAGAACAAAGAACCTGCAAACACTACAATCACTTCCTGAAAACTTTCCTCCTCTATATTCTACAGAGGACTTTTCTATGGACATTATGATGATGATCAGAAAATTCTGCTTGCAAAATGCATGCATGGTGTTCTGTACTGTTTCTAGTTCTGCTAAGCTGGACAGTACAGAAATGTTGGTCATCGATGAAGCTGCTCAGCTAAAAGAATGTGAGTCAGCCATTCCCTTGCAGCTTCATGGTTTGCGTCATGCTATTCTCATTGGAGACGAAAGGCAACTCCCTGCAATGGTTAGAAGCGAG ATTTCTGAAGAAGCCAATTTTGGAAGAAGTTTGTTTGAGAGGCTAACTATTCTTGACCATAAGAAATACCTTCTCAATGTCCAGCATAGGATGCATCCCTCAATAAGCTTATTTCCGAATAGGGAGTTCTACAATAATCAGATTTTGGATGGTCACAATGTTAAACATGGAGCTTACAGTAGGCGTTTTCTTCCAGGAGAAATGTATGGAACTTACTCCTTCATTAATGTGCCACATGGAAAAGAAGAATTTGATTACAAGCACAGTAGAATGAACATGGTTGAGGTTGCTGTGGTCTCTGATATAATTGGAAGTATTTATAAAG aATCTAGTCGCACAAAGAAGAAGGTTAGAGTTGGAGTTATATCACCATACAAGGCACAAGTACATGTAATGAGTGAAAAGATTGGGAAAAAATATAGTTCAGATGCTCAAAGTGATTTTTCTTTAAGCATTCGTTCTGTTGATGGATTCCAAGGTGGAGAAGaagacataataataatctctacAGTTAGGTGTAATGTTAATGGATCAGTTGGTTTTCTTTCCAATCGTCAGAGATCAAATGTGGCTCTAACTCGAGCAAG GTATTGCCTTTGGATAGTGGGGAGTGGAACAACTTTGGTAAAGAGTGGCTCTGTTTGGAAGAAACTAGTAATTGATGCTAAGGAGCGCAATTGTTTTCACAATGCCGAAGAGGacaaaaatttaacaaatgCTATTATAGCTACCTTGCTTGAGCTTAACCAACACGATGTTTTAGCTAATGCTGATTCACTTCTGTTTAGAAACGCCAAATGGAAG GTTTGCTTCACTAATTCCTTCTGGACATCAATGAGAAGAGCTAGAAACGACGAGTTGTTTGAGAAAGTACTAAGCCTGCTGGAGAAGCTTTCGAGTGGTTGGCGCCAACCACAAGGAGAGAAAAACCATGTTGTGCATGGTGAAAGTTCCTCCCTATTTGTTGAGCATTACATGGTTAACAaaaattgtttcttaatctgGGCTGTAGACTTTATCAGGGAAAGGTCTCATGACATTCAGGTTTTGAAGGTTTGGGATGTTTTGCCATTACTTGACTTACCGAAGCTATCAAAGAAGCTTGACACTTTCTATAAAGACTACACGGTGGACAAGCTAACTCGCTGCAAGCACATATCTAATGAAGG GAATTTGGTGGTTCCAATGAGATGGCCAGTAGAACCAAGCTCTTATAAAGCAAATTCTGTGCAGTACTTGTCCAATTCACTGGATGCACTGAGCCTAAGGGATGACACATCAAGAACTAATAG AAGAACAGGTCGAAAAGAACATGACAACTTCTATGGAAGGAGTGATTTCCATTATTGGAGAAGAGTTTAG
- the LOC115714505 gene encoding uncharacterized protein LOC115714505 isoform X1 → MEMRSSLIDYVFSWSIQDVLNNDLYKTQVKQIPQTFSSTSEYLESFTTPLIEETRSDLSSNLATLSESLCYEIVDIEPSNDFELPHDLFYILQLNYGKEKKKSNKDNEDEDEDEDEDEDDDLVVGDLIAITNVRPKCINDLDRPRRPYLIAFVQHRRLRDESSCLVLSISSSKPILIEENMGKNRKRETLFAVKLMNMTTNIRIWNALHSDPETGNMNLIKQVLHPPFSEAENCTLCCADEKCSDAYSAMKASLSNSDLNESQKAAVWSCFETRECNHHNTVKLVWGPPGTGKTKTVGFLLHSLLKIRCRTCTCAPTNTAVLEVTKRLVKGVAESSKYNGYGLGDVVLFGNKKRMKIKDHKELYHVFLDHRVKILYQCYVGQSGWNNNLLSMISLLEDPDEQYLLYLKAKQSVKNEEAEKNHKSKSKSRSKQKEKRSSKKEKEGNGHSGNKEEDNEDKEAPLTIEDFVRERFNCFAERLYFCVENLYKHLPTSLISLEEVEKMFEAYRSLKSFQNLVQNVSGDVLKNMNKSTMDEDYNFVKFNLARTKNLQTLQSLPENFPPLYSTEDFSMDIMMMIRKFCLQNACMVFCTVSSSAKLDSTEMLVIDEAAQLKECESAIPLQLHGLRHAILIGDERQLPAMVRSEISEEANFGRSLFERLTILDHKKYLLNVQHRMHPSISLFPNREFYNNQILDGHNVKHGAYSRRFLPGEMYGTYSFINVPHGKEEFDYKHSRMNMVEVAVVSDIIGSIYKESSRTKKKVRVGVISPYKAQVHVMSEKIGKKYSSDAQSDFSLSIRSVDGFQGGEEDIIIISTVRCNVNGSVGFLSNRQRSNVALTRASYMLWCRYCLWIVGSGTTLVKSGSVWKKLVIDAKERNCFHNAEEDKNLTNAIIATLLELNQHDVLANADSLLFRNAKWKVCFTNSFWTSMRRARNDELFEKVLSLLEKLSSGWRQPQGEKNHVVHGESSSLFVEHYMVNKNCFLIWAVDFIRERSHDIQVLKVWDVLPLLDLPKLSKKLDTFYKDYTVDKLTRCKHISNEGNLVVPMRWPVEPSSYKANSVQYLSNSLDALSLRDDTSRTNRRTGRKEHDNFYGRSDFHYWRRV, encoded by the exons ATGGAAATGAGAAGCAGCTTAATCGATTATGTCTTTTCTTGGTCCATCCAAGATGTTCTAAACAATGATCTCTATAAAACCCAG GTGAAGCAGATTCCTCAAACCTTCTCTTCAACAAGTGAATACTTGGAATCATTCACTACTCCGCTTATAGAAGAAACTCGATCGGATCTGTCTTCAAACTTAGCAACTTTGTCAGAGTCACTCTGTTATGAAATTGTGGATATTGAACCAAGTAATGATTTTGAACTTCCTCATGACTTGTTTTACATTCTTCAATTGAACTATGGtaaggaaaagaagaaaagtAATAAAGACAATGAGGATGAGGATGAGGATGAGGATGAGGATGAGGATGATGATCTTGTTGTAGGAGACCTCATTGCCATAACAAATGTAAGACCAAAATGCATCAATGATCTGGATCGGCCAAGAAGACCTTACCTCATTGCTTTTGTGCAGCATAGAAGGTTAAGGGATGAGTCTAGTTGTCTTGTACTTTCAATTTCGTCGTCAAAACCTATTCTGATTGAAGAAAACATGGGTAAAAACAGAAAGAGGGAAACCCTTTTTGCTGTTAAGCTGATGAACATGACTACAAATATCCGTATATGGAATGCACTACATTCGGATCCAGAAACAGGAAATATGAACCTCATTAAACAAGTTCTGCATCCCCCATTTTCT GAGGCAGAAAATTGTACTCTCTGTTGTGCTGACGAAAAATGCAGTGATGCATATTCAGCTATGAAGGCCAGTCTCAGCAATTCAGATTTGAATGAGTCCCAGAAAGCTGCAGTTTGGAGCTGTTTTGAGACTAGAGAATGTAATCATCATAACACTGTTAAATTGGTTTGGGGGCCTCCAGGGACAGGAAAAACTAAGACAGTTGGTTTTCTATTGCATTCTCTCCTTAAGATAAGATGTAGAACCTGTACATGTGCTCCAACAAACACTGCAGTGTTAGAGGTAACAAAGCGGCTTGTGAAAGGAGTTGCAGAGTCATCGAAGTATAATGGATACGGGTTAGGAGATGTAGTTTTGTTTGGAAATAAGAAGCGAATGAAGATTAAGGATCATAAAGAACTTTATCATGTCTTTCTTGATCATCGTGTCAAAATACTTTATCAGTGTTATGTTGGACAATCTGGATGGAACAACAATTTACTTTCCATGATTTCTTTGCTAGAGGACCCTGATGAACAATATCTTCTATACTTGAAAGCGAAGCAATCCGTGAAGAATGAGGAAGCAGAGAAAAATCATAAGAGCAAGTCAAAATCAAGAAGTAAACAGAAAGAAAAGCGATCaagcaaaaaagaaaaggagGGTAATGGCCACTCTGGAAATAAAGAAGAGGACAATGAGGACAAGGAAGCTCCTTTGACTATTGAGGATTTTGTAAGGGAAAGGTTCAATTGCTTTGCAGAAAGGCTGTACTTTTGCGTTGAGAATTTGTATAAACACTTACCTACCTCTCTAATTTCACTTGAAGAAGTGGAGAAGATGTTTGAAGCATACCGCTCTCTCAAATCTTTTCAAAATCTGGTACAAAATGTTTCAGGTGATGTATTAAAGAATATGAACAAGTCTACAATGGATGAAGATTACAACTTTGTCAAATTCAATTTGGCAAGAACAAAGAACCTGCAAACACTACAATCACTTCCTGAAAACTTTCCTCCTCTATATTCTACAGAGGACTTTTCTATGGACATTATGATGATGATCAGAAAATTCTGCTTGCAAAATGCATGCATGGTGTTCTGTACTGTTTCTAGTTCTGCTAAGCTGGACAGTACAGAAATGTTGGTCATCGATGAAGCTGCTCAGCTAAAAGAATGTGAGTCAGCCATTCCCTTGCAGCTTCATGGTTTGCGTCATGCTATTCTCATTGGAGACGAAAGGCAACTCCCTGCAATGGTTAGAAGCGAG ATTTCTGAAGAAGCCAATTTTGGAAGAAGTTTGTTTGAGAGGCTAACTATTCTTGACCATAAGAAATACCTTCTCAATGTCCAGCATAGGATGCATCCCTCAATAAGCTTATTTCCGAATAGGGAGTTCTACAATAATCAGATTTTGGATGGTCACAATGTTAAACATGGAGCTTACAGTAGGCGTTTTCTTCCAGGAGAAATGTATGGAACTTACTCCTTCATTAATGTGCCACATGGAAAAGAAGAATTTGATTACAAGCACAGTAGAATGAACATGGTTGAGGTTGCTGTGGTCTCTGATATAATTGGAAGTATTTATAAAG aATCTAGTCGCACAAAGAAGAAGGTTAGAGTTGGAGTTATATCACCATACAAGGCACAAGTACATGTAATGAGTGAAAAGATTGGGAAAAAATATAGTTCAGATGCTCAAAGTGATTTTTCTTTAAGCATTCGTTCTGTTGATGGATTCCAAGGTGGAGAAGaagacataataataatctctacAGTTAGGTGTAATGTTAATGGATCAGTTGGTTTTCTTTCCAATCGTCAGAGATCAAATGTGGCTCTAACTCGAGCAAG CTATATGTTATGGTGTAGGTATTGCCTTTGGATAGTGGGGAGTGGAACAACTTTGGTAAAGAGTGGCTCTGTTTGGAAGAAACTAGTAATTGATGCTAAGGAGCGCAATTGTTTTCACAATGCCGAAGAGGacaaaaatttaacaaatgCTATTATAGCTACCTTGCTTGAGCTTAACCAACACGATGTTTTAGCTAATGCTGATTCACTTCTGTTTAGAAACGCCAAATGGAAG GTTTGCTTCACTAATTCCTTCTGGACATCAATGAGAAGAGCTAGAAACGACGAGTTGTTTGAGAAAGTACTAAGCCTGCTGGAGAAGCTTTCGAGTGGTTGGCGCCAACCACAAGGAGAGAAAAACCATGTTGTGCATGGTGAAAGTTCCTCCCTATTTGTTGAGCATTACATGGTTAACAaaaattgtttcttaatctgGGCTGTAGACTTTATCAGGGAAAGGTCTCATGACATTCAGGTTTTGAAGGTTTGGGATGTTTTGCCATTACTTGACTTACCGAAGCTATCAAAGAAGCTTGACACTTTCTATAAAGACTACACGGTGGACAAGCTAACTCGCTGCAAGCACATATCTAATGAAGG GAATTTGGTGGTTCCAATGAGATGGCCAGTAGAACCAAGCTCTTATAAAGCAAATTCTGTGCAGTACTTGTCCAATTCACTGGATGCACTGAGCCTAAGGGATGACACATCAAGAACTAATAG AAGAACAGGTCGAAAAGAACATGACAACTTCTATGGAAGGAGTGATTTCCATTATTGGAGAAGAGTTTAG